One window of the Synergistaceae bacterium genome contains the following:
- a CDS encoding Na+/H+ antiporter NhaC family protein, whose translation MLSLLKLSPVIVLGVLMNSAIGPGLDILIATPLAMLYATAIALIFARVKLSAVIDSAVQNMKGVVLVFLILQMAYAVATCFMETGVAAEIITIALSLGVTAKLIAVIGLIVTAVLSVATGTSWGTFAACAPIFLWLNHIVGGSVVLTISAIAGGSCFGDNIGLISDTTVVSSTLQGVSITDRVRHQGVWSLLCLGLGAAAFYAAAVMMGLPDTAGNPSEVISAIPDSVWAALSEKRPAAVTLLRQVQAGGLSWYMVLPLAAVLILAGSGVHTLICLCAGIFGSLFCGLFAGTVTDVMKFISMVQASFSDAGNWVIVMVLWIVAFGGVMSSMDAFRPAAGLVVKFARNVRQLMFANGVLCLIGNFALANDFAEIATISPIIKDLTEKNVKGSPEAMYKLALRNATFADAMAVYGSQLIPWHVFMAYFMGIVYAVYPAAEGTVTIMNVITHNYLAWIAVVSMLILTLTGLDRFIPLFRIPSEPEVELIRE comes from the coding sequence ATGCTTTCATTGTTGAAACTGAGTCCCGTTATAGTTTTGGGTGTGCTGATGAACTCGGCGATAGGCCCCGGACTCGATATACTCATCGCCACGCCTCTGGCCATGCTCTACGCGACAGCAATCGCCCTCATCTTTGCCCGCGTCAAACTCTCAGCCGTCATTGACTCTGCTGTACAGAATATGAAGGGAGTCGTGCTAGTTTTCCTGATATTGCAGATGGCTTATGCGGTCGCAACATGCTTCATGGAAACGGGAGTAGCCGCAGAAATCATCACAATAGCTCTTTCACTCGGTGTAACAGCAAAGCTCATAGCCGTAATCGGCCTCATCGTAACCGCAGTACTCTCCGTAGCAACGGGAACATCATGGGGAACATTCGCGGCCTGCGCTCCGATATTCTTATGGCTGAATCACATTGTAGGCGGCTCAGTCGTCCTCACAATTTCGGCGATTGCGGGCGGGTCATGTTTCGGCGACAACATCGGCCTCATTTCAGACACAACGGTAGTCAGCTCGACTCTTCAGGGCGTGTCAATCACCGACAGAGTCCGTCATCAGGGCGTGTGGTCTCTTCTTTGTCTGGGACTGGGCGCGGCGGCTTTCTACGCGGCGGCTGTGATGATGGGACTTCCTGACACGGCCGGGAATCCTAGTGAAGTAATCTCTGCGATACCTGACTCAGTGTGGGCGGCTTTGTCGGAGAAGAGACCTGCGGCAGTTACGCTCCTAAGACAGGTTCAGGCCGGGGGATTATCGTGGTACATGGTGCTTCCTCTCGCGGCTGTGCTGATACTTGCGGGATCTGGCGTACACACTCTGATATGCCTTTGCGCGGGGATATTCGGATCGCTTTTCTGCGGGCTTTTCGCCGGGACTGTTACGGATGTCATGAAGTTTATCTCTATGGTTCAGGCGAGCTTCTCTGACGCAGGAAACTGGGTAATCGTGATGGTGCTGTGGATTGTAGCGTTCGGCGGTGTGATGAGCAGCATGGACGCATTCAGGCCGGCTGCCGGATTAGTCGTAAAGTTTGCGCGCAACGTAAGACAGCTCATGTTCGCGAACGGCGTTTTGTGCCTGATAGGGAATTTCGCGCTCGCTAACGATTTTGCGGAGATTGCTACTATCTCGCCTATCATCAAAGATTTGACGGAGAAAAACGTAAAGGGCAGTCCCGAAGCAATGTACAAACTTGCGCTGAGGAATGCGACTTTTGCCGACGCTATGGCGGTTTACGGCTCGCAGTTAATCCCGTGGCATGTATTCATGGCGTACTTCATGGGTATAGTGTATGCCGTCTACCCTGCCGCAGAAGGTACAGTAACAATCATGAATGTAATCACGCATAACTATCTTGCGTGGATTGCTGTAGTGTCAATGCTGATATTGACGCTTACGGGGCTTGACAGGTTCATTCCGCTGTTCCGTATTCCCTCTGAGCCTGAAGTCGAGCTGATACGCGAATAA
- a CDS encoding phosphoribosylanthranilate isomerase: protein MVKVKICGICHESEIAIMNELVPDFVGFVFARKSRHFVSPEHASYLRSKLKPGIKSVGVFTNESLQGVAMCVETAGLSMVQLHGDETGEYIAALREYIRCPIMKVYKVAKPIDAEKALYSTADYVMLDGGNAGDGKTFDWSMLGRMRRKFFLSGGLNPDNIQQALLLDPQPYALNTNSGVEAHRTKDFRKVMKFIQTVKSFNKSGSR from the coding sequence ATGGTGAAAGTGAAAATCTGCGGCATATGCCACGAGTCAGAAATAGCAATAATGAATGAGCTAGTCCCGGATTTTGTCGGTTTTGTTTTCGCACGAAAGAGTCGGCATTTTGTCTCCCCTGAACACGCAAGCTACCTCCGCTCGAAACTCAAGCCCGGAATAAAGTCCGTTGGAGTCTTCACGAATGAGTCGCTTCAGGGCGTGGCCATGTGCGTGGAAACAGCCGGGCTAAGTATGGTACAGCTTCACGGGGACGAGACAGGGGAATACATTGCGGCACTGCGCGAGTACATACGCTGCCCGATAATGAAAGTCTACAAAGTCGCAAAGCCAATTGACGCGGAGAAGGCGTTATATTCCACCGCTGATTATGTCATGCTTGACGGGGGCAACGCGGGCGACGGAAAAACTTTCGACTGGTCAATGTTAGGCCGAATGAGGCGGAAATTCTTTCTCTCAGGCGGTCTCAATCCCGACAACATTCAGCAGGCACTGCTTCTTGACCCTCAGCCCTACGCGCTTAACACAAATTCAGGAGTCGAGGCTCACAGGACAAAGGACTTCCGCAAAGTCATGAAGTTCATTCAGACGGTAAAGAGCTTCAATAAATCGGGCAGCAGGTAA
- a CDS encoding EamA family transporter, whose product MTLIFLAGILWGTIGVFVKGLSSLGAGGELIAFLRMFFAFVIILAVSLAKHGRSIILRDKTALAWCILLGLVSNGLFNVLYTSSISINGMGVASVLLYTAPVFTAIASGIIFREKFSALKIFALAVNIAGCVLTVTGGNLSAENVRMSGILAGIGSGFCYGMAAVIGRLAGERTDALTVSVYSYFSALIFLVIFMRPDILPALNDVKILGLGFLYGLVPTALAYLVYYNALKVIHDTSKVPVIASVEPVTAVLIGTIIYNEEIGAANLAGVAVVMISIIIMSKAK is encoded by the coding sequence ATGACTCTCATATTCTTAGCCGGGATTCTCTGGGGTACTATCGGCGTATTCGTGAAGGGGCTTTCGTCTCTCGGCGCGGGCGGGGAATTGATTGCCTTCCTGCGGATGTTCTTTGCGTTCGTGATAATTCTTGCGGTCTCTCTCGCCAAACATGGCCGGAGCATAATTTTACGCGACAAAACCGCGCTGGCATGGTGCATTTTGCTGGGACTTGTCAGCAACGGGCTGTTCAACGTCCTGTACACATCATCAATCAGCATTAACGGAATGGGAGTCGCAAGCGTTCTCCTGTATACCGCTCCTGTATTCACCGCGATTGCGTCCGGGATAATCTTCCGGGAAAAGTTTTCGGCACTGAAGATATTTGCGCTGGCCGTGAACATTGCCGGGTGTGTCCTGACTGTAACGGGCGGGAATCTCTCGGCGGAGAATGTCAGAATGTCCGGGATTCTGGCGGGCATTGGCTCCGGATTTTGCTACGGAATGGCGGCGGTGATAGGACGGCTTGCGGGTGAAAGGACAGACGCATTAACCGTGAGCGTATACAGCTATTTTTCGGCGTTAATATTTCTCGTGATATTCATGAGGCCGGATATATTGCCCGCATTGAATGACGTGAAAATTTTGGGACTGGGATTTCTTTACGGGCTTGTTCCCACCGCGCTAGCGTACTTGGTGTATTATAACGCCCTGAAGGTGATACATGATACATCAAAAGTACCCGTGATAGCGTCCGTTGAACCTGTAACAGCGGTGCTTATTGGGACGATAATATATAATGAGGAAATCGGAGCGGCCAACCTTGCGGGGGTTGCAGTTGTGATGATTTCAATTATTATAATGTCAAAGGCAAAATAA
- a CDS encoding ParA family protein → MSKIAVAVLNRKGGVGKTTIAVILAEIALMRHNRVLAIDLDPSRNFTDALGFMRNYFRSSLRVKNTLDDSDAEAPEDWIVIDCPPTINDEEKHAIDFADIVIVPVKPDFFSLTPLGILYSAAEKSNKEKAQLPLVKVGYDSSVMTKVTNQIISERDYPVAEDLPLHKHIPYNIASGRVWSTGLIARSRQPYERLYDKIEKAVDKLRNGITDINEVWTDRKEEDTDDADI, encoded by the coding sequence ATGTCGAAAATTGCAGTGGCAGTACTGAACCGCAAAGGCGGAGTCGGCAAAACAACAATAGCGGTGATACTCGCTGAAATAGCCCTTATGAGGCATAACAGAGTCCTTGCAATAGACCTTGACCCCTCAAGAAATTTCACAGACGCACTCGGCTTCATGAGAAATTATTTCCGCTCCTCCCTGCGCGTGAAAAATACCCTCGATGACTCAGACGCAGAAGCCCCGGAAGATTGGATAGTAATCGACTGCCCCCCTACAATCAATGACGAGGAGAAGCACGCAATCGATTTCGCCGACATCGTGATAGTTCCCGTAAAGCCGGATTTCTTCTCGCTGACACCGCTGGGAATCCTGTACTCAGCTGCGGAGAAAAGCAACAAGGAGAAAGCACAGCTCCCCCTCGTGAAAGTCGGCTATGACAGCTCAGTGATGACAAAAGTAACCAATCAGATAATTTCCGAGCGTGATTACCCTGTCGCAGAAGATCTGCCGCTTCACAAGCACATCCCCTACAACATAGCTTCCGGGCGCGTCTGGTCAACAGGACTGATTGCACGTTCCCGACAGCCCTATGAGCGTCTCTATGACAAGATAGAGAAGGCCGTCGACAAACTCAGGAACGGAATCACCGACATCAATGAGGTATGGACAGACAGAAAAGAGGAAGATACAGACGATGCGGATATTTAG
- the rsmA gene encoding ribosomal RNA small subunit methyltransferase A translates to MRALKRYGQNFLVDRNILACIIRRACLSPDDVILEIGPGHGVLTRALLAENVKCVHAVEIDERLRPELEEISRNDSRLVLHWADAVRYDYASLTPFPNKVAANIPYNITTPLIWELLNFAESGLRYHLYMLQKEPAMRLTAPPDTKERYPLGVTVQAMGHAEIVRNVSRECFRPVPNVDSVLCEIVITENFGLARDSLWSEILHRGFSHRRKTLANNLKGFADCLNYGSMRAEDLTCGEWLEIYGEAKKDSPA, encoded by the coding sequence ATGAGGGCGTTAAAGCGTTACGGGCAGAATTTTCTTGTTGACCGCAATATTTTGGCCTGCATAATTCGCCGTGCTTGCCTGTCGCCTGATGATGTGATTCTCGAAATCGGGCCGGGGCACGGAGTCCTGACTCGCGCTCTTCTTGCTGAGAATGTGAAATGCGTCCACGCCGTAGAGATTGACGAAAGATTACGGCCTGAGCTTGAAGAAATTTCCCGGAATGACTCCCGCCTTGTGTTACATTGGGCTGACGCTGTGAGATATGATTACGCGAGTCTGACTCCCTTCCCGAACAAAGTCGCGGCGAATATCCCCTACAACATAACGACCCCGCTAATATGGGAGCTTCTGAATTTTGCGGAGTCCGGCCTGCGCTATCACTTGTACATGCTGCAGAAAGAACCGGCCATGAGGCTGACTGCCCCACCTGACACGAAAGAACGCTACCCCCTCGGAGTTACGGTTCAGGCGATGGGACATGCTGAGATTGTGCGGAATGTTTCGCGTGAATGCTTCCGGCCTGTTCCGAATGTCGACTCGGTCTTGTGCGAGATTGTCATCACGGAAAATTTCGGGCTTGCGCGGGACTCATTGTGGAGTGAAATTTTGCACCGGGGATTCTCTCATCGGCGCAAGACTCTGGCCAACAACCTGAAGGGGTTTGCTGACTGTCTCAATTACGGCTCAATGAGGGCTGAAGATTTAACCTGCGGTGAATGGCTTGAAATTTACGGGGAGGCAAAAAAAGATTCCCCCGCCTGA
- a CDS encoding GGDEF domain-containing protein → MATQNNMTVWGGVLDSCPGLLCCVINIKGKLLHATHGYKAVASRLFGHKCEEGRNYPPLITDIDMGIHDAMTAACLGDTNAIEISDNGKIWELSASPLRIDGQGIAGVVLRITSGDSGKTSVSAAPVIYSNPEILNSVPFRAGVVNSEGVFMAVNRFLASCVRADLVGRNIIELISPENNSDILHILLKRTGSAECTMPDISAAENFYPFDISPYLDEDLSELPGDAEIDTSRRVILHATPIEWSGLQCVLLTFEDVTDFRRTHEQLRRLLTADTASGVLNRRGMEHIIARNLHDAMHSGEHLSLIIMRVDNYRIIHDARGYSATERIIRGFVRTTQRYLKERGKTDFARWNNDDFMILSHCSGAAAVIMSNEIRARGKDVVLSAGVADVADGGYMSAEEMIDAAYSALSEATESGGNVTVLARNS, encoded by the coding sequence ATGGCTACTCAGAATAATATGACCGTCTGGGGCGGAGTCCTGGATTCATGTCCGGGACTCCTCTGCTGTGTCATAAACATAAAGGGCAAACTGTTACACGCGACACACGGCTACAAGGCTGTAGCGTCGCGCTTATTCGGCCACAAGTGCGAGGAAGGCAGGAATTACCCCCCGTTAATCACAGATATAGACATGGGAATACACGATGCAATGACGGCGGCCTGTCTCGGCGACACGAACGCAATCGAGATTTCCGACAACGGAAAAATCTGGGAGCTTTCCGCGTCCCCGCTGAGGATTGACGGACAGGGGATCGCCGGAGTTGTCCTGCGGATAACGTCCGGGGATTCCGGCAAAACTTCCGTTAGTGCCGCGCCCGTAATCTACAGCAACCCCGAAATCCTGAACTCAGTCCCATTCCGGGCAGGTGTCGTGAACTCTGAAGGGGTATTCATGGCCGTGAATAGGTTTCTTGCCTCATGCGTAAGGGCGGATCTTGTCGGGCGGAATATCATTGAGCTTATCTCGCCCGAAAACAATTCCGACATTCTGCACATTCTGTTGAAGCGCACAGGGTCAGCAGAATGCACAATGCCGGACATTTCAGCGGCGGAAAACTTTTACCCTTTCGACATTTCGCCGTATCTTGACGAGGATTTGAGCGAGCTTCCCGGAGATGCTGAGATTGACACCTCGCGGCGCGTAATCCTCCACGCGACTCCGATTGAGTGGAGCGGCCTTCAGTGCGTACTGCTTACGTTTGAGGATGTTACAGACTTCCGGCGGACTCATGAGCAGCTGCGGCGGCTTCTCACGGCTGATACGGCAAGCGGAGTCCTTAACCGCAGGGGAATGGAGCATATCATAGCCCGGAATTTACATGACGCTATGCACAGCGGGGAACATTTGAGTCTCATAATAATGCGTGTCGACAATTACAGGATAATACACGATGCCCGCGGATATTCTGCGACAGAGAGAATTATACGTGGCTTTGTGCGGACGACTCAGAGATACCTGAAGGAGCGCGGGAAAACGGATTTTGCGCGGTGGAACAATGACGATTTCATGATACTGTCTCATTGTTCCGGGGCGGCGGCTGTGATTATGTCGAATGAGATTCGCGCAAGGGGGAAGGATGTCGTTCTGTCGGCGGGAGTTGCTGATGTTGCTGACGGGGGATATATGAGCGCGGAAGAAATGATTGACGCGGCATATTCTGCACTGTCTGAGGCGACAGAGTCGGGCGGAAATGTAACCGTCCTTGCGAGGAACTCATGA
- the galE gene encoding UDP-glucose 4-epimerase GalE: MSVLICGGAGYIGSHNVRAFTNHGEDVIVVDNLETGHRESIPEGIKFYEGDIRNAGVLDKIFTENKIEAVIHFCAYSLVGESVDKPLKYFNNNVGGMISLLEAMQRHDAKRIIFSSTAATYGEPKKIPILETDPTIPTNPYGESKRIMEKMMAWISRRYDIRYVSLRYFNVAGAWHDGSIGEDHHPESHLVPIILQVPLGKRDHVTVYGDDYPTKDGTCIRDYIHVEDLAHAHILALEYLRSGGESDIFNLGSGDGYSVMEMITAARKVTGHAIPAQIGARRAGDPAKLVADSTKAHEILKWKPEITRMEDIIASAWKWHKSHPNGYSE, encoded by the coding sequence ATGTCTGTACTAATCTGCGGGGGTGCGGGCTATATCGGCTCGCATAACGTGAGGGCGTTCACTAATCACGGGGAGGATGTCATTGTTGTTGACAATCTCGAAACAGGCCACAGGGAGTCAATCCCGGAAGGCATAAAGTTTTACGAGGGCGATATACGTAACGCGGGAGTCCTCGATAAAATTTTCACGGAGAACAAAATAGAGGCCGTTATACATTTCTGCGCGTATTCGCTTGTCGGGGAGAGCGTAGACAAGCCGCTAAAGTACTTCAACAACAACGTAGGCGGAATGATAAGCCTTCTTGAAGCTATGCAGAGGCATGACGCAAAGCGGATAATATTTTCATCGACAGCCGCGACTTACGGAGAGCCGAAAAAGATTCCGATTCTTGAGACTGACCCGACAATACCCACGAATCCCTACGGTGAAAGCAAGCGCATTATGGAAAAAATGATGGCTTGGATATCACGGCGGTATGACATACGCTATGTATCACTGCGATATTTCAACGTTGCCGGGGCGTGGCATGACGGCTCAATAGGGGAAGACCATCACCCGGAGTCGCACCTTGTCCCGATAATACTTCAGGTGCCGTTAGGGAAAAGGGATCATGTTACTGTCTACGGAGACGACTACCCGACAAAGGACGGCACATGTATACGCGACTATATTCACGTGGAAGATTTAGCCCATGCTCATATTCTCGCGCTCGAATATCTCAGGTCAGGCGGAGAAAGCGACATCTTCAACCTCGGAAGCGGGGACGGCTATTCGGTTATGGAGATGATTACGGCGGCGCGGAAAGTTACCGGCCATGCGATTCCCGCCCAAATCGGCGCAAGGAGGGCAGGAGACCCGGCCAAACTCGTGGCCGACAGCACAAAGGCTCATGAGATTCTCAAATGGAAGCCGGAAATTACGCGGATGGAGGACATAATAGCATCGGCGTGGAAATGGCATAAATCCCACCCTAATGGCTACTCAGAATAA
- a CDS encoding glycosyltransferase family 39 protein, producing the protein MRKPAILFGILLFYIFFRGIGSRGLIDPVEGVNASVAVHMAAGGNYFVPKIGEALASGATMGYWWLSVIALKLIGWSEFAVRFFSALSGLGMVWASAKAARPYIDDPVRKSWLAACVCAGMTLCFTVSQFISSHALYSCLMGIALAGIVMSGENKRRLIMSHSAIALAFISRGFEGLYLPLLAVLIYCVISEDWDLMRDFFTWPGGIFITLIVSGLYFAAIVIANPEIIHFMRCQNYTYTFGGLAGIAMFLFVSFVPFHGFIARAVYEVFPREYPAPKSHDLLMLVWVFVFGTAPLLSGDILSMGACVPALSALLGRKIDTWLTQRSFHSLRYCIMFNTLFSVPVLYFFLPFVTHNFPVIDASMMSLIPWGLAEALFFFASWYYTKTRQPVKWARNVSASALICLMPLAGVFSLSSGACSARDTGIRLRDMVRGNDVILQYGVNHPSMYFYTLRNSRIISADLTPGVAERKYIAPKSAVKTLWDGKRRVYLIMPSDLKPDTPLPGNIYHISESQGLLLLSNQ; encoded by the coding sequence ATGAGAAAGCCCGCTATACTGTTCGGGATTCTTCTGTTCTACATATTCTTCAGGGGGATAGGCTCGCGAGGGCTGATTGATCCTGTTGAGGGTGTGAATGCTTCCGTAGCCGTCCACATGGCCGCCGGGGGAAATTATTTCGTCCCTAAAATCGGGGAGGCTCTAGCGTCGGGCGCGACAATGGGCTACTGGTGGCTGTCAGTAATCGCGCTGAAGCTCATAGGATGGAGCGAGTTTGCCGTGAGATTCTTTTCTGCGCTGTCAGGTCTCGGAATGGTATGGGCATCAGCAAAAGCCGCACGCCCCTACATTGATGACCCCGTGCGAAAATCATGGCTTGCCGCGTGTGTCTGCGCCGGAATGACTCTGTGCTTCACCGTCTCGCAGTTCATATCATCTCATGCGCTTTACTCGTGCTTAATGGGAATCGCCCTCGCCGGAATCGTAATGTCAGGGGAAAACAAACGCAGGCTGATTATGTCCCACTCGGCTATAGCACTTGCGTTCATTTCGCGTGGGTTCGAGGGATTATATCTGCCGTTACTGGCGGTGCTGATATACTGCGTAATCTCTGAGGACTGGGACTTAATGCGGGACTTCTTCACATGGCCGGGCGGAATCTTCATTACATTAATCGTGTCGGGACTCTATTTCGCCGCAATCGTAATCGCTAATCCCGAAATCATACACTTCATGCGCTGTCAGAATTACACGTACACTTTCGGCGGGCTTGCGGGGATTGCAATGTTCCTGTTTGTGTCGTTCGTGCCTTTTCACGGGTTTATAGCGCGGGCTGTGTACGAGGTCTTTCCGCGTGAGTACCCTGCCCCGAAATCGCATGACCTTCTTATGCTTGTATGGGTGTTCGTTTTTGGGACTGCTCCGTTATTGTCGGGCGATATTCTGTCAATGGGCGCGTGTGTCCCGGCATTGTCGGCGTTATTGGGACGGAAGATTGACACGTGGCTGACTCAGCGGAGCTTTCATTCTCTGCGCTACTGTATCATGTTCAATACGCTTTTTTCTGTCCCGGTGCTGTATTTCTTCCTGCCTTTTGTGACTCACAATTTCCCGGTGATTGACGCTTCTATGATGTCATTAATCCCTTGGGGGCTGGCTGAGGCGTTATTCTTCTTTGCGTCATGGTACTACACGAAGACCCGCCAGCCCGTGAAATGGGCGCGGAATGTCTCAGCCTCTGCGCTGATATGTCTTATGCCTCTTGCGGGAGTGTTCAGCCTTTCATCCGGGGCATGTTCGGCGCGGGATACAGGGATAAGACTCCGGGACATGGTAAGGGGCAATGATGTCATATTGCAGTACGGAGTCAATCACCCGTCAATGTATTTCTACACCCTGCGGAACTCACGCATAATCAGCGCGGATCTTACGCCTGGAGTCGCAGAACGGAAATATATCGCCCCTAAGTCAGCCGTCAAAACATTGTGGGACGGAAAACGCCGGGTATATCTCATTATGCCGTCAGACCTGAAGCCGGATACGCCCCTTCCCGGAAATATATATCACATAAGCGAGTCGCAGGGGCTTCTGTTACTCAGCAACCAATAA
- a CDS encoding isochorismatase family protein, with protein sequence MRKSIEAMSSFLLMIDIQERLLPAMFNKDNVLANSNKLLTSARELSVPVMLSEQYPKGIGATVPELSALIPEGSPKIDKVEFSCCDNPGFGDAFLNLRFTSGTKDTAILFGIETHICVLGTALGLQEKYNLNVVIAADSCGSRSPENHSLALEALRDIGCLVVPTETVIYQLLGKAGTPQFKALLPLFK encoded by the coding sequence TTGCGGAAGTCTATAGAGGCTATGTCATCTTTCCTGCTTATGATTGACATTCAGGAACGACTCCTCCCGGCCATGTTCAATAAAGATAACGTACTCGCAAATTCTAACAAGCTCCTGACCTCAGCCCGTGAGCTTTCTGTCCCTGTCATGCTGTCGGAGCAATACCCGAAAGGAATCGGCGCGACTGTCCCGGAGCTGTCAGCCCTAATCCCGGAAGGCTCGCCGAAAATCGACAAGGTAGAATTTTCCTGCTGTGATAATCCCGGGTTCGGGGACGCTTTCCTCAATCTTCGATTCACGTCAGGCACAAAGGACACCGCTATATTGTTCGGGATTGAGACTCATATCTGCGTTCTTGGGACTGCGCTGGGACTTCAGGAGAAATATAACCTTAATGTCGTAATTGCCGCTGACTCATGCGGGAGTCGTTCGCCTGAAAATCATTCGCTCGCTCTTGAGGCACTGCGGGATATTGGGTGCTTAGTCGTCCCAACTGAAACGGTGATATACCAGCTTTTAGGGAAGGCAGGCACTCCTCAGTTCAAAGCGTTGCTGCCCCTCTTCAAGTAG
- a CDS encoding thioredoxin family protein: protein MKKVTAFYLEGCPYCRQAREAVKELCGGNAAYSSVKIDWVEENQHPEISAQYDYYRVPTFFVDGVKVSEARPGEKYEECRENVRRVFEAALA, encoded by the coding sequence GTGAAAAAAGTTACGGCATTCTATCTTGAGGGCTGCCCGTATTGCAGGCAGGCTCGCGAGGCGGTGAAGGAATTATGCGGGGGCAATGCGGCGTATTCGTCCGTAAAAATCGACTGGGTAGAAGAGAATCAGCACCCGGAAATTTCAGCGCAGTATGATTACTACCGTGTGCCGACATTTTTTGTTGACGGCGTGAAAGTGTCAGAAGCGAGGCCGGGCGAAAAGTACGAGGAGTGCCGGGAGAATGTGAGGCGGGTATTTGAGGCGGCATTAGCGTAA
- a CDS encoding cation:proton antiporter, translating to MFAQFVEYLHDSSPASIAVITVALMLMFGFALTRVTKLLKLPNVTAYIITGILIGPYCLNLVPESIADATAFLPNVALAFIAFSTGQFFRLNALRGNGAKVLVITVLESCVASVFVFIAAYCVLGMDLAFSAVIAALASATAPASTMMTIRQTGAHGDFVNTLLQVVALDDVVGLIAYSVAISVALALTASGTGGGVDFRSVTLPILMNIASVIIGAFLGVVMKILLSHRSKDNRLIISVAILFGFCGICEMLGVSPLLGCMLMSTVYINITDDDKLFKQLNYFSPPILLLFFVRSGVCFELGALAGGTGTGGVSLLTIGVVYFLVRIAGKYAGAFCGCLITGKNALVRNYLGLALIPQAGVAIGLAELGARTLGGDTGSALRTVILASSVLYELIGPACAKLSLSLSHSYDDTAEDAPKISPQDEDRIIINSLIERIRQIQSELPEHAQAVPAEVSPSSVQQHTLRHIHTHNNNYH from the coding sequence TTGTTTGCTCAGTTTGTGGAATATCTGCATGACAGCTCCCCTGCAAGCATCGCAGTTATTACAGTAGCATTAATGTTAATGTTCGGATTTGCGCTGACGAGAGTCACAAAGCTGCTGAAGCTCCCGAATGTTACGGCCTACATCATCACGGGAATATTAATCGGCCCTTACTGCCTGAATTTAGTCCCGGAATCCATTGCGGACGCTACAGCGTTTTTGCCTAATGTGGCACTTGCGTTTATCGCGTTCAGCACCGGGCAGTTTTTCCGGCTGAATGCCCTGCGGGGGAACGGTGCGAAAGTCTTGGTGATTACGGTGCTTGAGTCGTGCGTTGCGTCTGTGTTCGTGTTCATTGCGGCGTATTGTGTTCTCGGCATGGATCTGGCGTTCTCGGCGGTGATTGCGGCTCTTGCCTCTGCGACTGCTCCGGCCTCCACGATGATGACGATACGACAGACGGGGGCGCACGGTGATTTCGTGAATACGTTATTGCAGGTTGTCGCGCTTGATGATGTTGTCGGGCTGATTGCGTACAGCGTTGCTATATCTGTCGCGCTGGCACTGACTGCTTCAGGGACAGGGGGCGGGGTAGACTTCAGGAGCGTAACTCTTCCCATACTCATGAACATTGCGAGCGTAATTATAGGGGCGTTTCTGGGAGTCGTAATGAAGATTCTTCTGTCTCACAGGTCAAAGGACAATCGGCTAATTATCTCGGTGGCGATATTGTTCGGTTTCTGCGGGATATGCGAAATGTTAGGGGTATCGCCTCTGTTAGGGTGTATGCTTATGTCAACGGTGTACATAAACATTACTGATGACGATAAATTATTCAAGCAGCTAAATTATTTCAGCCCGCCTATATTGCTGCTGTTCTTTGTTCGTTCGGGAGTTTGCTTTGAGCTTGGAGCTTTGGCGGGGGGGACTGGCACGGGCGGAGTGTCATTGCTCACAATCGGAGTAGTGTATTTCCTCGTGAGGATTGCGGGAAAATATGCCGGGGCTTTCTGCGGCTGTCTCATCACCGGGAAAAATGCCCTTGTCCGCAACTATCTCGGACTGGCGTTAATCCCTCAGGCAGGAGTCGCCATAGGACTCGCCGAGCTTGGAGCGCGGACTCTCGGAGGGGATACAGGAAGCGCACTGCGGACGGTCATACTTGCGTCAAGCGTACTGTATGAGCTTATCGGCCCGGCCTGCGCTAAATTGTCGCTGTCCCTCTCGCATTCGTATGATGACACGGCAGAGGATGCCCCGAAAATTTCACCGCAGGACGAGGACAGGATAATCATAAACAGCCTCATAGAAAGAATCAGGCAGATACAGAGCGAGCTTCCTGAACACGCTCAGGCAGTCCCGGCGGAAGTATCGCCCTCAAGCGTTCAGCAGCATACACTAAGGCACATTCACACACACAACAATAACTATCACTAA